GCCATGTTTCTAGTGTATTGTTCATGGCCTGGAGTATCTGCTATGATGAATTTTCTTTTTTCACTTGTGAAAAATCTATATGCTACATCTATGGTTATGCCCTGCTCTCTCTCACTTGCAAGACCATCTACTAAAAGTGCAAAATCAAGCTTTTCTCCTGCATTACCAAGCTTTTTACTATCTTTTTCTAAAGATAAAATTTGATCTTCAAAAAGTATTTTTGCATCATAAAGCATTCTACCTATAAGGGTAGATTTGCCATCATCTACACTACCACAAGTGATAAATCTACAAAGCTCTTTATTTTCATGTTCTTTTAGGTATTTTTCTACATTTGTTTTCATTAAAAATACCCCTCTTTTTTCTTTTTTTCCATACTTGCTTCTTCATCAGTGTCTATAAGCCTACCTTGTCTTTCACTTGTTTTAGAAAGCAAAAGCTCTTCGATGATTTCTAAAACATTGCTAGCACTTGAGTTTATGGCTCCTGTTAGCGGGTAGCAACCTAGAGTTCTAAAACGGACTAATTCTTCTTTAGCGTTTTTAGCAAGTTCTTTTGGCATACGCTCATCATCAACTAAAATTTTAGCCCCCATGCACTCTACCACCGGTCGTTTTTTAGCAAAATAAAGACTTGGCAAAGGAATATTTTCTTTATAAATATACTGCCATATATCAAGCTCAGTCCAATTACTCAGCGGGAAAACTCTTATGGATTCGCCTTTTTTATGACGACCATTGTAAATATCCCATAATTCTGGGCGTTGATTTTTTGGATCCCATGAGTGATTTTCATCACGGAAAGAATAAATTCTTTCCTTTGCACGCGATTTCTCTTCATCTCTTCTTGCACCACCAAATACTGCATCAAACTGATATAAATCAAGCATTTGTTTTAAACCCTGTGTTTTGGCAATATCTGTGTGCATGGATGAACCATGTGTAAATGGAGAAAGGTTTAATTCTTTGATTTTAGGATTTTGATAAACTATAAGCTCCATACCAAGCTCTTTGGCGCATTTGTCTCTAAATTCTATCATCTCTTTAAATTTCCATGTGGTATCT
The nucleotide sequence above comes from Campylobacter lari. Encoded proteins:
- the cysD gene encoding sulfate adenylyltransferase subunit CysD gives rise to the protein MFNISYLEYLESQSIHIIREVIAEFEKPAMLYSIGKDSSVMLRLLQKAFYPSLPPLPLVHVDTTWKFKEMIEFRDKCAKELGMELIVYQNPKIKELNLSPFTHGSSMHTDIAKTQGLKQMLDLYQFDAVFGGARRDEEKSRAKERIYSFRDENHSWDPKNQRPELWDIYNGRHKKGESIRVFPLSNWTELDIWQYIYKENIPLPSLYFAKKRPVVECMGAKILVDDERMPKELAKNAKEELVRFRTLGCYPLTGAINSSASNVLEIIEELLLSKTSERQGRLIDTDEEASMEKKKKEGYF